From Oncorhynchus keta strain PuntledgeMale-10-30-2019 chromosome 25, Oket_V2, whole genome shotgun sequence, one genomic window encodes:
- the LOC118358047 gene encoding caspase recruitment domain-containing protein 9-like isoform X3, whose translation MNEVTRLQKGLQEERRRRQEAAAAAATQEDTVRQHQVKERELRKQQERVHRMREEKDRLWEEVRHLKDENYSLMHDVTKLSEEKNSALMSNRDLQLEIEKLKHCLMNAESDSKIRTVKLKNAMEHRPSQDRMLQLQRHNHLLAARLQELEASAQGTAPAPLDQERLSAESLEDYKQHSQAQHQELVNNIYTLRKDLHDAEALRDRYLEANEVLDLKCTTLKKDAKMYRDRMEGILKQMDEVIRERDKAIASREEYHQENCRGLQEKDKYRKQIRELGERCDELQVQLFRTEGEVIALQTRLHRHTCSQHDIECVFPPVCSLPQKSQTSEEDCKDKLTKASSVELQSPTSGEYDVCIASQDHQLCAGGPREENISAERAPSVDEVLGCSKPRSRCNIYYRRKRVLRSKPTWKEHTPCHLDNSSGSDNTDTDGM comes from the exons ATGAATGAGGTCACACGTCTGCAGAAGGGACTGCAGGAGGAACGCCGGCGCAGACAAGAGGCCGCTGCGGCTGCAGCCACGCAGGAGGACACTGTCCGCCAGCACCAGGTTAAGGAGAGGGAGCTGCGGAAGCAGCAGGAGCGCGTACATCGTATGCGGGAAGAGAAGGACCGGCTGTGGGAGGAGGTACGCCACCTGAAGGACGAGAACTACAGCCTGATGCACGATGTTACCAAGCTGAGCGAAGAGAAGAACAGTGCCCTCATGTCCAACCGTGATCTGCAGCTGGAG ATAGAGAAGCTGAAGCACTGCCTGATGAACGCGGAGAGCGACTCGAAAATCAGAACTGTGAAACTGAAGAACGCCATGGAGCATAGACCCAGCCAGGACAGGATGTTGCAGCTCCAGAGACACAATCATCTGCTCGCAGCGCGCCTCCAGGAACTGGAGGCATCTGCTCAG GGGACAGCTCCAGCCCCCTTGGATCAAGAGAGGCTGAGCGCTGAAAGTCTGGAGGACTACAAGCAGCACTCTCAGGCTCAGCACCAGGAGCTGGTCAACAACATCTACACTCTGCGTAAAGATCTGCACGATGCTGAGGCACTGCGGGATAGG TACTTGGAGGCGAACGAGGTTCTCGACTTGAAATGCACGACATTGAAGAAGGATGCCAAAATGTATCGTGACCGAATGGAGGGTATCCTGAAACAGATGGATGAGGTTatcagggagagagacaag GCCATCGCCTCACGAGAGGAGTACCACCAGGAGAATTGCCGGGGCCTCCAGGAGAAGGACAAGTACCGGAAACAGATTCGGGAGCTGGGTGAGCGCTGTGATGAGCTGCAGGTCCAGTTGTTccggacagagggagaggttattGCGCTACAGACCAGACTTCACAGACACACCTGCTCCCAACATGAT ATTGAGTGTGTTTTTCCCCCTGTGTGTTCTCTGCCACAGAAAAGCCAGACCAGTGAGGAAGACTGCAAAGATAAATTAACCAAAG CTAGTAGCGTGGAGCTGCAAAGTCCGACATCAGGGGAGTATGATGTGTGCATTGCTTCGCAAGACCACCAGTTGTGTGCAGGAGGGCCCAGGGAGGAGAATATCTCAGCA GAAAGAGCTCCATCAGTGGATGAGGTCTTAGGTTGTAGCAAGCCCAGATCGAGGTGTAACATCTACTACAGAAG GAAACGTGTCCTTAGGTCAAAGCCCACATGGAAGGAACACACACCTTGTCACCTGGACAACAGCAGTGGAAGTGACAACACTGACACGGATGGGATGTGa
- the LOC118358047 gene encoding caspase recruitment domain-containing protein 9-like isoform X1, translating into MEDDECWVQLEEYRLLLTKTIEPSQITPYLRQCKVLSCDDEEQIFNDPNLVVRRRKVGALLDILQRTGHKGYVAFLESLELDYPRLYHKITGKEPARVFSILVDTVGESGLTQFLMNEVTRLQKGLQEERRRRQEAAAAAATQEDTVRQHQVKERELRKQQERVHRMREEKDRLWEEVRHLKDENYSLMHDVTKLSEEKNSALMSNRDLQLEIEKLKHCLMNAESDSKIRTVKLKNAMEHRPSQDRMLQLQRHNHLLAARLQELEASAQGTAPAPLDQERLSAESLEDYKQHSQAQHQELVNNIYTLRKDLHDAEALRDRYLEANEVLDLKCTTLKKDAKMYRDRMEGILKQMDEVIRERDKAIASREEYHQENCRGLQEKDKYRKQIRELGERCDELQVQLFRTEGEVIALQTRLHRHTCSQHDIECVFPPVCSLPQKSQTSEEDCKDKLTKASSVELQSPTSGEYDVCIASQDHQLCAGGPREENISAERAPSVDEVLGCSKPRSRCNIYYRRKRVLRSKPTWKEHTPCHLDNSSGSDNTDTDGM; encoded by the exons ATGGAGGATGATGAGTGCTGGGTCCAGCTGGAGGAATACAGACTGCTGCTGACAAAGACCATTGAGCCGTCGCAAATCACTCCCTACCTGCGGCAGTGCAAGGTGCTAAGCTGTGATGATGAGGAGCAGATATTCAATGACCCCAATCTGGTCGTCCGCCGACGCAAAGTAG GTGCACTATTGGATATTCTTCAAAGAACTGGACACAAAGGCTATGTGGCATTCCTCGAGAGCTTGGAGCTGGACTATCCTCGACTGTATCACAAAATTACTGGCAAAGAACCTGCCCGGGTCTTCTCCATACTAGTTG aCACGGTGGGTGAGTCAGGACTGACTCAGTTCTTAATGAATGAGGTCACACGTCTGCAGAAGGGACTGCAGGAGGAACGCCGGCGCAGACAAGAGGCCGCTGCGGCTGCAGCCACGCAGGAGGACACTGTCCGCCAGCACCAGGTTAAGGAGAGGGAGCTGCGGAAGCAGCAGGAGCGCGTACATCGTATGCGGGAAGAGAAGGACCGGCTGTGGGAGGAGGTACGCCACCTGAAGGACGAGAACTACAGCCTGATGCACGATGTTACCAAGCTGAGCGAAGAGAAGAACAGTGCCCTCATGTCCAACCGTGATCTGCAGCTGGAG ATAGAGAAGCTGAAGCACTGCCTGATGAACGCGGAGAGCGACTCGAAAATCAGAACTGTGAAACTGAAGAACGCCATGGAGCATAGACCCAGCCAGGACAGGATGTTGCAGCTCCAGAGACACAATCATCTGCTCGCAGCGCGCCTCCAGGAACTGGAGGCATCTGCTCAG GGGACAGCTCCAGCCCCCTTGGATCAAGAGAGGCTGAGCGCTGAAAGTCTGGAGGACTACAAGCAGCACTCTCAGGCTCAGCACCAGGAGCTGGTCAACAACATCTACACTCTGCGTAAAGATCTGCACGATGCTGAGGCACTGCGGGATAGG TACTTGGAGGCGAACGAGGTTCTCGACTTGAAATGCACGACATTGAAGAAGGATGCCAAAATGTATCGTGACCGAATGGAGGGTATCCTGAAACAGATGGATGAGGTTatcagggagagagacaag GCCATCGCCTCACGAGAGGAGTACCACCAGGAGAATTGCCGGGGCCTCCAGGAGAAGGACAAGTACCGGAAACAGATTCGGGAGCTGGGTGAGCGCTGTGATGAGCTGCAGGTCCAGTTGTTccggacagagggagaggttattGCGCTACAGACCAGACTTCACAGACACACCTGCTCCCAACATGAT ATTGAGTGTGTTTTTCCCCCTGTGTGTTCTCTGCCACAGAAAAGCCAGACCAGTGAGGAAGACTGCAAAGATAAATTAACCAAAG CTAGTAGCGTGGAGCTGCAAAGTCCGACATCAGGGGAGTATGATGTGTGCATTGCTTCGCAAGACCACCAGTTGTGTGCAGGAGGGCCCAGGGAGGAGAATATCTCAGCA GAAAGAGCTCCATCAGTGGATGAGGTCTTAGGTTGTAGCAAGCCCAGATCGAGGTGTAACATCTACTACAGAAG GAAACGTGTCCTTAGGTCAAAGCCCACATGGAAGGAACACACACCTTGTCACCTGGACAACAGCAGTGGAAGTGACAACACTGACACGGATGGGATGTGa
- the LOC118358047 gene encoding caspase recruitment domain-containing protein 9-like isoform X2: MEDDECWVQLEEYRLLLTKTIEPSQITPYLRQCKVLSCDDEEQIFNDPNLVVRRRKVGALLDILQRTGHKGYVAFLESLELDYPRLYHKITGKEPARVFSILVDTVGESGLTQFLMNEVTRLQKGLQEERRRRQEAAAAAATQEDTVRQHQVKERELRKQQERVHRMREEKDRLWEEVRHLKDENYSLMHDVTKLSEEKNSALMSNRDLQLEIEKLKHCLMNAESDSKIRTVKLKNAMEHRPSQDRMLQLQRHNHLLAARLQELEASAQGTAPAPLDQERLSAESLEDYKQHSQAQHQELVNNIYTLRKDLHDAEALRDRYLEANEVLDLKCTTLKKDAKMYRDRMEGILKQMDEVIRERDKAIASREEYHQENCRGLQEKDKYRKQIRELGERCDELQVQLFRTEGEVIALQTRLHRHTCSQHDKSQTSEEDCKDKLTKASSVELQSPTSGEYDVCIASQDHQLCAGGPREENISAERAPSVDEVLGCSKPRSRCNIYYRRKRVLRSKPTWKEHTPCHLDNSSGSDNTDTDGM; the protein is encoded by the exons ATGGAGGATGATGAGTGCTGGGTCCAGCTGGAGGAATACAGACTGCTGCTGACAAAGACCATTGAGCCGTCGCAAATCACTCCCTACCTGCGGCAGTGCAAGGTGCTAAGCTGTGATGATGAGGAGCAGATATTCAATGACCCCAATCTGGTCGTCCGCCGACGCAAAGTAG GTGCACTATTGGATATTCTTCAAAGAACTGGACACAAAGGCTATGTGGCATTCCTCGAGAGCTTGGAGCTGGACTATCCTCGACTGTATCACAAAATTACTGGCAAAGAACCTGCCCGGGTCTTCTCCATACTAGTTG aCACGGTGGGTGAGTCAGGACTGACTCAGTTCTTAATGAATGAGGTCACACGTCTGCAGAAGGGACTGCAGGAGGAACGCCGGCGCAGACAAGAGGCCGCTGCGGCTGCAGCCACGCAGGAGGACACTGTCCGCCAGCACCAGGTTAAGGAGAGGGAGCTGCGGAAGCAGCAGGAGCGCGTACATCGTATGCGGGAAGAGAAGGACCGGCTGTGGGAGGAGGTACGCCACCTGAAGGACGAGAACTACAGCCTGATGCACGATGTTACCAAGCTGAGCGAAGAGAAGAACAGTGCCCTCATGTCCAACCGTGATCTGCAGCTGGAG ATAGAGAAGCTGAAGCACTGCCTGATGAACGCGGAGAGCGACTCGAAAATCAGAACTGTGAAACTGAAGAACGCCATGGAGCATAGACCCAGCCAGGACAGGATGTTGCAGCTCCAGAGACACAATCATCTGCTCGCAGCGCGCCTCCAGGAACTGGAGGCATCTGCTCAG GGGACAGCTCCAGCCCCCTTGGATCAAGAGAGGCTGAGCGCTGAAAGTCTGGAGGACTACAAGCAGCACTCTCAGGCTCAGCACCAGGAGCTGGTCAACAACATCTACACTCTGCGTAAAGATCTGCACGATGCTGAGGCACTGCGGGATAGG TACTTGGAGGCGAACGAGGTTCTCGACTTGAAATGCACGACATTGAAGAAGGATGCCAAAATGTATCGTGACCGAATGGAGGGTATCCTGAAACAGATGGATGAGGTTatcagggagagagacaag GCCATCGCCTCACGAGAGGAGTACCACCAGGAGAATTGCCGGGGCCTCCAGGAGAAGGACAAGTACCGGAAACAGATTCGGGAGCTGGGTGAGCGCTGTGATGAGCTGCAGGTCCAGTTGTTccggacagagggagaggttattGCGCTACAGACCAGACTTCACAGACACACCTGCTCCCAACATGAT AAAAGCCAGACCAGTGAGGAAGACTGCAAAGATAAATTAACCAAAG CTAGTAGCGTGGAGCTGCAAAGTCCGACATCAGGGGAGTATGATGTGTGCATTGCTTCGCAAGACCACCAGTTGTGTGCAGGAGGGCCCAGGGAGGAGAATATCTCAGCA GAAAGAGCTCCATCAGTGGATGAGGTCTTAGGTTGTAGCAAGCCCAGATCGAGGTGTAACATCTACTACAGAAG GAAACGTGTCCTTAGGTCAAAGCCCACATGGAAGGAACACACACCTTGTCACCTGGACAACAGCAGTGGAAGTGACAACACTGACACGGATGGGATGTGa